One Desulfocurvibacter africanus subsp. africanus DSM 2603 DNA segment encodes these proteins:
- a CDS encoding NADH-quinone oxidoreductase subunit C yields MSENVSEARPVGRIENIRAVAPAEIRAEAEKRKQAGWRLVTLSCTELDADTLDIIYHFDQDLRLEHLRVSYPKATLLPSISGIYFAALLVENEIQDHFGVSFEGLVVDYGKTLLLDQEVQRTPFCKYNVATKVEK; encoded by the coding sequence ATGAGCGAAAACGTAAGCGAAGCCAGGCCCGTCGGGCGCATCGAGAATATCCGCGCGGTAGCCCCGGCCGAAATTCGCGCCGAGGCCGAAAAGCGCAAGCAGGCCGGTTGGCGGCTGGTGACCCTGAGCTGCACGGAACTCGACGCGGATACGCTCGATATCATCTACCACTTCGACCAGGACCTGCGCCTGGAGCACCTGCGCGTAAGCTACCCCAAAGCGACGCTCCTGCCGTCCATCTCCGGGATCTACTTCGCGGCCCTGCTCGTGGAGAACGAGATTCAGGATCACTTCGGGGTGAGCTTCGAGGGGTTGGTGGTGGACTACGGCAAGACGCTGCTGCTCGACCAGGAGGTCCAGCGCACGCCGTTTTGCAAGTACAACGTGGCCACCAAGGTCGAAAAATAA
- a CDS encoding NADH-quinone oxidoreductase subunit B family protein: MSIIKDFINKSRIKSPWIVHFDCGSCNGCDIETLAVLTPLYDVERFGIINVGNPKHADVLLVTGTVNYRNQHVLKTIYEQMPHPKAVVAIGACGLSGGVFRDCYNVVGGVDRVIPVDVYVPGCPPKPEAIIDGVVLGLEKFAAKARGEDVSRFETRRPFDKKQADQGAVNVQTTATQEG; encoded by the coding sequence ATGTCCATAATCAAGGATTTCATCAATAAGTCGCGCATCAAGTCGCCGTGGATCGTGCATTTCGACTGCGGCAGCTGCAACGGCTGCGACATCGAGACCCTGGCCGTGCTGACCCCGCTCTATGACGTGGAGCGCTTCGGCATCATCAACGTGGGCAACCCCAAGCACGCGGACGTCCTGCTGGTCACGGGCACCGTGAACTACCGCAACCAGCACGTGCTGAAAACCATCTACGAGCAGATGCCGCATCCCAAGGCCGTGGTGGCCATCGGCGCCTGCGGCCTGTCCGGCGGCGTGTTTCGCGACTGCTACAACGTGGTCGGCGGCGTGGACAGGGTGATTCCGGTGGACGTGTACGTGCCCGGCTGCCCGCCCAAGCCCGAGGCCATCATCGACGGCGTGGTGCTGGGCCTGGAGAAGTTCGCGGCCAAGGCGCGCGGCGAGGACGTTTCGCGCTTCGAGACGCGCAGGCCCTTTGACAAAAAGCAGGCCGACCAGGGCGCGGTGAACGTGCAGACCACTGCCACGCAGGAGGGGTAG
- a CDS encoding respiratory chain complex I subunit 1 family protein, whose protein sequence is MLAQYIMLVFVGLLIAPVAGGLIAGLDRRVTARVQSRFGPPLLQPFYDVAKLLGKESMIVNSWQVFCAYMYLLGAVLSVVLLFLQSDLLLLFFVQAIGALFLVFGAMSAPSPYSQVGAQRELMQILAYEPLLILVFVGIYLATGSFQISEILTHEQPLLFKLPLLFIVLGYALTIKLRKSPFDFSTSHHAHQELVKGVTTEFSGPYLAIIEVAHWYETVLVLGLVALFWSTSLWGMLALLLGTYFLEILIDNTMARLTWRWMLSYVWIVGLVLSVLNLSWLYAS, encoded by the coding sequence ATGCTGGCTCAGTACATCATGCTCGTGTTCGTCGGGCTGCTCATCGCCCCGGTGGCGGGCGGGCTCATCGCCGGGCTGGACCGCCGGGTCACGGCGCGCGTGCAGTCCCGCTTCGGCCCGCCGCTTCTGCAGCCTTTCTACGACGTGGCCAAGCTGCTGGGCAAGGAGTCCATGATAGTCAACTCCTGGCAGGTTTTTTGCGCCTACATGTACCTGCTCGGCGCGGTCCTGTCGGTCGTGCTGCTTTTCCTGCAGTCGGATCTTTTGCTCTTATTCTTCGTGCAGGCCATCGGCGCGCTGTTCCTGGTCTTCGGGGCCATGTCCGCGCCCTCGCCTTACAGCCAAGTGGGCGCGCAGCGCGAGCTAATGCAGATACTGGCCTACGAGCCGCTGCTCATCCTCGTGTTCGTGGGCATTTACCTGGCCACCGGCAGCTTCCAAATCTCGGAAATCCTGACGCATGAACAGCCGCTGCTGTTCAAGCTGCCGCTTTTGTTCATCGTATTGGGCTACGCCCTGACCATCAAGTTGCGCAAATCGCCGTTCGACTTCTCCACTTCGCACCACGCGCACCAGGAGCTGGTCAAGGGCGTGACCACGGAGTTCTCCGGGCCGTACCTGGCCATCATCGAGGTGGCCCACTGGTACGAGACCGTGCTGGTGTTGGGGCTGGTGGCCCTGTTCTGGTCGACCAGCCTGTGGGGCATGCTGGCGCTGTTGCTCGGCACCTACTTCCTGGAGATCCTCATCGACAACACCATGGCCCGCCTGACTTGGCGCTGGATGCTTTCCTACGTCTGGATCGTCGGACTCGTGCTGTCGGTGCTTAACCTCAGCTGGTTGTACGCGAGCTAA
- a CDS encoding NADH-quinone oxidoreductase subunit L, producing the protein MLPALLFICIVVPILAAGACFVVRAQAVRSATVLTTGALLTVGSVLLAAQGAFSFDPGTLGGLGWGTLISVLDFLLLAVILFYGFRLKSRLVQILALLQIAPLAWFELFALDHGAAVLPLHGDGLSLLMVLVISIVGSLICIFAIPYMKKHEEHLHLAKSRQPRFFFFLVLFLGAMNGLVLANNLLWLYFFFEVTTLCSFMLIGHDGTEEAVRNATRALWMNSLGGVAFVFGMILLYSRTGTLDLQALLMAGPLAGAVLLPVALICLAGFTKAAQVPFQSWLLGAMVAPTPVSALLHSSTMVKAGVYLVLRLSPLYAGSFLGTSIALFGGFSFLATAALALGQSNGKKILAYSTIGNLGLIIACAGLGTPAAMSAAILLILFHAVSKGLLFLCVGTIEQGIGSRDIEDMRGLYKVMPRTAIITVLGVATMLLPPFGVLLSKWLAIEAAAHNAPLVVMLALASALSVVYWGRWAGMLMSAPFSREVKPEPLSALTLRPLQILVGGAIVLALFIPWIYDSFALPMLGESVFSVHYGVLTTGAGAFAVYPLFFAVLLGALFAWWAARKSRFVPATSLYMGGANATGSLEEPAFVGPMNKPVKVAFGNYYLESVFGEGKLTRWVNIAALALLLLVMGGAL; encoded by the coding sequence ATGCTGCCAGCGCTACTCTTCATCTGTATCGTCGTGCCGATTTTGGCCGCCGGTGCATGTTTCGTGGTGCGCGCGCAGGCTGTCCGGAGCGCGACAGTGCTGACCACTGGCGCGCTGCTGACGGTCGGATCGGTGCTGCTCGCCGCACAAGGCGCATTCTCCTTCGACCCGGGCACGCTGGGAGGCCTTGGCTGGGGCACGCTCATCTCGGTGCTCGACTTCCTGCTGCTCGCGGTCATCCTCTTTTACGGCTTCAGGCTAAAGAGCCGGCTGGTGCAGATCCTGGCGCTTCTGCAGATCGCGCCGCTTGCCTGGTTCGAGCTGTTCGCGCTCGACCACGGCGCGGCGGTCTTGCCCCTGCACGGCGACGGCCTGTCGCTGCTCATGGTGCTGGTCATCTCCATCGTGGGCTCGCTGATCTGCATCTTCGCCATCCCCTACATGAAGAAGCACGAGGAGCACCTGCACCTGGCCAAGTCACGCCAGCCCAGGTTCTTCTTCTTCCTCGTGCTGTTCCTGGGAGCCATGAACGGCCTTGTGCTGGCCAACAACCTCCTGTGGCTGTACTTCTTCTTCGAGGTAACCACGCTATGTTCGTTCATGCTCATCGGCCATGACGGCACCGAAGAGGCCGTGAGGAACGCGACGCGCGCCCTGTGGATGAACTCCCTTGGCGGCGTGGCCTTCGTGTTCGGCATGATTCTTCTGTACTCGCGCACAGGCACCCTGGATCTGCAAGCCCTGCTCATGGCCGGGCCGCTGGCCGGCGCGGTGCTTCTGCCTGTCGCGCTCATCTGTCTGGCCGGCTTCACCAAAGCCGCGCAGGTGCCCTTCCAGAGCTGGCTCCTGGGGGCCATGGTCGCGCCCACGCCGGTTTCGGCGCTGCTGCATTCCTCGACCATGGTCAAGGCTGGCGTTTACCTGGTTCTGCGCCTCTCGCCACTGTACGCCGGGAGCTTCCTCGGCACGTCCATCGCCTTGTTCGGCGGATTCTCTTTTCTGGCCACCGCCGCCTTGGCCCTGGGACAGTCCAATGGCAAGAAGATCCTGGCCTACTCGACCATCGGCAACCTGGGCCTGATCATCGCCTGCGCCGGCCTGGGCACGCCCGCAGCCATGAGCGCGGCGATCCTGCTTATCCTCTTCCACGCCGTGTCCAAGGGCCTGCTCTTCCTGTGCGTGGGCACCATCGAGCAGGGCATCGGCTCGCGCGACATCGAGGACATGCGCGGGCTGTACAAGGTCATGCCGCGCACGGCGATCATCACCGTGCTTGGCGTGGCGACCATGCTCCTGCCGCCGTTCGGCGTGCTGCTCTCCAAGTGGCTGGCCATCGAGGCCGCTGCGCACAACGCGCCCCTGGTGGTCATGCTGGCTCTGGCCAGCGCCCTGTCCGTGGTCTACTGGGGCCGCTGGGCCGGCATGCTCATGAGCGCGCCCTTCAGCCGCGAGGTCAAGCCCGAGCCCTTGTCGGCTCTGACGCTTCGGCCGTTGCAGATCCTGGTCGGCGGCGCGATCGTGCTGGCCCTGTTCATCCCCTGGATCTACGATAGCTTCGCCCTGCCCATGCTCGGCGAGTCGGTCTTCAGCGTGCACTACGGAGTGCTGACCACCGGAGCCGGGGCCTTCGCGGTCTACCCGCTGTTTTTCGCCGTGCTGCTGGGCGCTCTGTTCGCCTGGTGGGCCGCGCGCAAGTCCAGGTTCGTCCCGGCCACCTCCCTGTACATGGGCGGGGCCAACGCGACCGGCAGCCTGGAGGAGCCGGCCTTCGTGGGTCCCATGAACAAGCCCGTGAAGGTCGCTTTCGGCAACTACTACCTTGAGTCCGTGTTCGGGGAAGGCAAGCTCACGCGCTGGGTCAACATCGCAGCCCTGGCGCTCTTGCTGCTCGTGATGGGAGGTGCGTTGTGA